Proteins encoded together in one Pseudomonadota bacterium window:
- the plsY gene encoding glycerol-3-phosphate 1-O-acyltransferase PlsY, which translates to MTKGPFFMFDNSSIWLGLLLGYALGSIPFGLVLTRLTGAGDLRAIGSGNIGATNVLRTGRKGLAAATLLLDLAKGAVPVLVAQALWPGTNGALAAGAGAFLGHLYPLWLGFRGGKGVATLMGVCLGLVWSIGAIYALVWLGTLAVTRYSSLSGMLAAIIAPVSAIFFALPNIAMLLAGCAALVLWRHRDNIARLTRGEEPKVGQGKKA; encoded by the coding sequence ATGACGAAAGGGCCGTTTTTCATGTTCGACAATAGCAGCATCTGGCTCGGCCTTCTGCTCGGTTATGCGCTGGGATCGATTCCCTTCGGCCTTGTGCTGACCCGCCTGACCGGCGCTGGCGATCTGCGCGCCATCGGCTCGGGCAATATCGGTGCAACCAATGTCCTGCGCACCGGGCGCAAGGGACTGGCGGCGGCGACGCTGCTGCTCGACCTGGCCAAGGGTGCAGTGCCGGTGCTGGTTGCACAGGCGCTTTGGCCCGGCACCAATGGTGCGCTTGCCGCCGGGGCAGGGGCATTTCTTGGCCATCTCTATCCGCTATGGCTCGGTTTCAGGGGCGGTAAGGGCGTGGCGACGTTGATGGGCGTCTGTCTCGGCCTGGTCTGGTCCATCGGTGCGATTTACGCTCTGGTATGGCTTGGGACACTCGCGGTTACCCGCTACTCCTCGCTCTCGGGGATGCTCGCAGCGATCATTGCGCCGGTTTCGGCGATATTTTTCGCCTTGCCTAATATCGCCATGCTGCTGGCCGGATGCGCTGCTCTGGTGCTGTGGCGGCATCGTGACAACATCGCCAGGCTGACACGCGGCGAAGAGCCCAAGGTCGGTCAGGGCAAAAAGGCATAA
- the hemA gene encoding 5-aminolevulinate synthase: protein MDYDQVFDSAIDRLHSEGRYRVFIDILRNKGAYPNARCFAGHNGPKPITVWCSNDYLTMGQHPRVIEAMEEALHDVGAGSGGTRNIGGNTHYHVDLERELADLHDKDAALLFTSGYVSNDATLSTLAKVLPGCIIFSDELNHASMIAGIRNAGCEKHVFCHNDMAHLEGLLAAADPDAPKLIAFESVYSMDGDVAPIHAICDLADKYNALTYIDEVHAVGMYGPRGGGISERDEAAERITIIEGTLGKAFGVMGGYIAADARIIDVIRSYAPGFIFTTSLSPVLVAGALASVRHLKASSEEREAQMAAAETLKTMLADAGLPVMPSTTHIVPLMVGDPVKAKQISDILLAEYGVYVQPINFPTVPRGTERLRFTPGPAHDEAMMRELTQGLVEIWDRLALKMAA, encoded by the coding sequence GTGGATTACGATCAGGTTTTCGACAGCGCCATTGACCGGCTGCACAGCGAGGGGCGTTATCGGGTTTTCATCGATATATTGCGCAACAAGGGTGCCTATCCCAATGCCCGCTGTTTCGCCGGACATAATGGTCCCAAGCCGATCACCGTCTGGTGCTCGAACGACTATCTCACAATGGGGCAGCACCCCAGGGTAATCGAGGCGATGGAAGAAGCGCTGCACGATGTCGGCGCCGGCTCGGGCGGCACCCGCAATATCGGCGGCAACACCCATTATCATGTCGATCTGGAGCGCGAACTGGCTGATTTGCATGACAAGGACGCGGCGCTGCTCTTTACCTCGGGCTATGTCTCCAATGATGCGACACTCTCGACACTGGCGAAAGTCCTTCCGGGCTGCATCATTTTTTCCGACGAGCTCAACCATGCCAGCATGATCGCCGGCATCCGCAACGCCGGATGCGAGAAGCACGTATTCTGCCATAATGACATGGCGCATCTGGAAGGGCTGCTCGCCGCCGCCGACCCCGATGCACCCAAGCTTATTGCCTTTGAGAGCGTCTATTCGATGGATGGCGATGTCGCACCGATCCACGCCATCTGCGATCTCGCCGACAAATATAATGCGCTCACCTATATCGATGAGGTCCATGCCGTCGGGATGTACGGCCCACGAGGCGGTGGCATTTCCGAGCGTGACGAAGCGGCGGAACGCATCACCATTATCGAAGGCACGCTGGGCAAGGCCTTTGGCGTAATGGGTGGCTATATCGCGGCTGATGCGCGGATTATCGACGTCATCCGATCCTACGCGCCGGGTTTTATCTTCACCACCAGCCTGTCGCCGGTACTGGTTGCCGGCGCGCTGGCCAGTGTGCGCCACCTCAAGGCCTCGAGCGAGGAGCGCGAGGCGCAGATGGCCGCAGCGGAAACGCTCAAAACAATGCTTGCCGATGCCGGACTGCCGGTGATGCCATCAACGACCCATATCGTACCGCTGATGGTCGGCGATCCGGTCAAAGCCAAGCAGATCAGCGACATTTTGCTGGCCGAATATGGCGTCTATGTGCAGCCGATCAATTTCCCCACCGTGCCGCGCGGTACCGAAAGGCTGCGCTTCACCCCGGGACCGGCGCATGACGAGGCTATGATGCGCGAGCTGACACAGGGTCTGGTGGAGATATGGGACCGGCTGGCACTGAAAATGGCGGCCTGA
- the dprA gene encoding DNA-processing protein DprA produces MARDRKDLVAALQLARSRNVGPVAYHHLVNRFGSAAGALQALPDLAARSGKSRVTIAREQDMLREIDAVERFGARHVLSDDRDYPLLLRHMDSPPPVLIVAGDTALAAQPTLAMVGARNSSAAARKLAFQLARGLAQQGVVTVSGLARGIDTQAHQGAIGGSDDSTANTVAVIASGIDLEYPPENADLQRDIAARGLLITEYPPGTEPLARNFPFRNRIIAGLSCATLVVEAAPRSGSLITARLANEQGREVLAIPGSPLDARSEGCNGLIRDGATLVRNVEDIVEALANIGEITPRPPQDNGHGPVQSRLLETPSAEPVAQSGPVMAADITASDHDRISAHLSFAPITPDDLAILSDMPVEQVQAVLVELEIGGQLTRLAGGKVQRAEAS; encoded by the coding sequence ATGGCGCGCGACCGGAAAGATCTTGTTGCTGCGCTGCAACTCGCCCGGTCGCGTAATGTGGGACCGGTAGCTTATCACCATCTGGTCAACCGTTTTGGCAGTGCCGCTGGGGCGTTGCAGGCCTTGCCCGACCTAGCCGCGCGCAGTGGCAAGAGCCGCGTCACCATCGCCCGCGAACAGGATATGCTGCGCGAGATTGATGCGGTAGAGCGATTTGGTGCCCGCCATGTGCTCAGCGATGATAGGGATTATCCGCTGCTGCTGCGGCATATGGACAGCCCGCCACCGGTGCTGATCGTCGCTGGCGATACCGCGCTGGCGGCGCAGCCGACGCTGGCGATGGTAGGCGCACGCAACAGTTCGGCAGCGGCGCGCAAGCTGGCATTTCAGCTGGCGCGTGGTCTGGCGCAGCAGGGCGTGGTCACCGTTTCCGGCCTGGCGCGCGGCATTGATACCCAGGCGCATCAAGGCGCGATTGGCGGCAGTGATGACAGCACAGCAAACACGGTGGCGGTCATCGCTTCGGGCATAGATCTGGAATATCCCCCCGAAAATGCTGACTTGCAGCGCGATATTGCGGCACGCGGTCTGTTGATCACCGAATATCCGCCAGGCACCGAACCGCTGGCGCGAAACTTTCCGTTTCGCAACCGAATCATTGCCGGGCTATCCTGTGCAACACTGGTGGTTGAGGCAGCGCCGCGTTCGGGTTCGCTGATTACCGCCAGGCTGGCCAATGAGCAGGGACGCGAAGTGCTGGCCATTCCCGGCTCGCCGCTCGATGCGCGTTCCGAAGGCTGTAACGGCCTGATCCGCGACGGCGCGACGCTGGTACGCAATGTCGAGGATATCGTGGAGGCACTGGCCAATATCGGCGAAATCACACCACGGCCGCCACAGGACAATGGGCACGGACCGGTTCAGTCCCGTCTGCTCGAAACACCCTCGGCAGAGCCTGTTGCTCAGTCCGGACCGGTCATGGCTGCGGATATCACCGCATCGGACCATGACCGGATTTCCGCCCATCTCAGCTTTGCACCGATCACCCCGGACGACCTTGCCATATTGAGCGATATGCCCGTCGAGCAAGTGCAAGCGGTGCTGGTGGAACTGGAGATTGGCGGCCAGCTGACCCGGCTTGCCGGTGGCAAGGTGCAACGCGCAGAAGCCTCCTGA
- a CDS encoding ligase-associated DNA damage response exonuclease: MESDWIEPHPYGIYVKPADAWIDPMRAVDTALVTHGHADHARGGHKRVFATPETLAIMGLRYATGDEGYAMAYGESLDLRGVTVSYHPAGHVLGSAQIRLEYQGETVVVTGDYKRRPDPTCAPFEIVPCDVFITEATFALPVFRHPPTQEELAKVLALLDAQPKRSVLIGAYALGKAQRVIAELRLLGYDRPIYLHGALEKMCNLYGELGVDLGDLRPVAGTEKADMTGHIILAPPSALNDRWSRRLPDPITAMASGWMRIRQRARQRNVELPIILSDHADWDELTSTIREVNPREVWVTHGREDALVHWCGLHQIRARALTLVGRDEADDG, encoded by the coding sequence ATGGAGAGCGACTGGATCGAACCGCATCCCTACGGCATTTATGTCAAACCTGCCGATGCATGGATCGACCCGATGCGTGCGGTCGATACGGCTTTGGTCACCCATGGCCATGCCGATCATGCGCGTGGCGGACACAAACGTGTTTTCGCAACACCTGAAACACTGGCGATCATGGGTTTGCGCTATGCCACCGGCGATGAGGGCTATGCCATGGCCTATGGTGAAAGCCTCGATCTCAGGGGCGTAACCGTGAGCTATCACCCGGCGGGCCATGTGCTCGGGTCGGCGCAGATCAGACTGGAATATCAGGGGGAAACGGTGGTGGTCACCGGCGATTACAAGCGCCGACCCGACCCGACCTGCGCCCCGTTCGAGATAGTGCCCTGCGATGTGTTCATCACCGAGGCGACCTTTGCGCTGCCGGTGTTTCGCCATCCGCCGACACAGGAGGAACTGGCCAAGGTACTGGCCCTGCTCGATGCGCAGCCCAAGCGCTCGGTGCTGATCGGCGCCTATGCGCTGGGCAAGGCACAACGGGTCATCGCCGAGCTGCGGCTGCTCGGCTATGACAGGCCGATCTATCTCCACGGGGCACTGGAGAAAATGTGCAATCTCTATGGCGAACTCGGTGTCGACCTTGGCGATCTGCGCCCGGTGGCGGGCACAGAAAAGGCGGATATGACCGGGCATATTATTCTTGCCCCGCCCTCCGCGCTCAATGATCGCTGGAGCCGCCGCCTGCCCGACCCGATTACCGCCATGGCCTCGGGCTGGATGCGCATCCGTCAGCGCGCGCGGCAGCGGAATGTCGAACTGCCGATCATTCTATCCGATCACGCCGACTGGGACGAGCTGACCAGCACCATCCGCGAGGTCAATCCGCGCGAAGTCTGGGTCACCCATGGCCGCGAGGATGCGCTGGTGCACTGGTGTGGCCTGCACCAGATCCGGGCGCGAGCCCTGACGCTGGTGGGCCGTGATGAAGCGGATGATGGCTGA
- the era gene encoding GTPase Era: MSEIMPTRCGTVALIGAPNAGKSTLVNQLVGQKVAITSAKAQTTRTRMTGIALLGATQALILDTPGIFEGRDRMDRAMVAAARDSLDGADVVLVMRDAARKKHHPDEQILDFLEGHKGPVALILNKVDRADKAKLLTLAQEMSVEIGADETFFTNALNGEGIDPLRDWLARTLPEGPWHYPEDQVSDVSQRLFAAEVTREQLYHQLHAELPYASVVMTEKYDERKDGSLEIHQQILVERETQKAIILGKGGSRIKEIGARAREELAGLIGAPVHLYLHVKVDPNWRDTRDIYSEIGLEWGR; the protein is encoded by the coding sequence ATGAGCGAGATCATGCCCACACGCTGCGGCACTGTCGCCCTGATCGGTGCGCCCAATGCCGGCAAATCGACCCTGGTCAACCAGCTGGTCGGCCAGAAGGTCGCGATCACCAGCGCCAAGGCGCAGACCACCCGCACCCGGATGACCGGAATAGCGCTCCTCGGCGCTACACAGGCGCTTATCCTGGATACACCGGGGATTTTCGAGGGCCGCGACCGGATGGACCGGGCCATGGTCGCCGCCGCACGCGACAGCCTCGATGGTGCCGATGTGGTACTGGTGATGCGTGATGCCGCACGCAAAAAGCACCATCCAGATGAACAGATTCTCGACTTTCTCGAAGGCCATAAGGGTCCGGTGGCACTGATCCTCAACAAGGTCGACCGCGCCGACAAGGCGAAACTGCTGACGCTGGCGCAGGAAATGTCGGTGGAGATTGGTGCCGATGAGACCTTCTTCACCAATGCGCTGAACGGTGAAGGGATCGATCCACTACGCGACTGGCTGGCAAGGACTCTACCCGAAGGCCCGTGGCATTATCCCGAGGATCAGGTCAGCGATGTCAGCCAGCGGCTTTTTGCCGCCGAAGTCACCCGCGAACAGCTTTACCATCAGCTGCACGCCGAGCTGCCCTATGCCAGCGTGGTGATGACCGAGAAATATGACGAGCGCAAAGACGGCTCGCTGGAGATCCACCAGCAGATACTTGTCGAGCGCGAGACGCAAAAGGCCATTATCCTCGGTAAGGGAGGAAGCCGGATCAAGGAAATCGGCGCCAGGGCGCGCGAGGAACTGGCCGGCCTGATCGGTGCCCCCGTACATCTCTATCTGCACGTCAAGGTCGATCCGAACTGGCGCGATACCCGCGATATCTATAGCGAGATCGGTCTCGAATGGGGCCGGTAG
- the topA gene encoding type I DNA topoisomerase gives MQLVIVESPAKAKTIEKYLGGDFRVLASYGHVRDLPPKDGSVDPDNGFAMTWQNYGDKTKQLKAITDLAKQSDRVVLATDPDREGEAISWHVLEVLKKRKALPSKVDRVTFNAITKKAVLDAMARPRGLDDDLIDAYRARRALDYLVGFTLSPVLWRKLPGAKSAGRVQSVALRLVVTREREIEAFVAQEYWSVTAELEQGGQRFTGRLVQLNGEKVEKLSIGDKGAAEAAKKIVEDSTFRVETVETKPMRRNPPPPFTTSTLQQEAARKLGFAASHTMRIAQRLYEDGAITYMRTDGVQMDESAIAAARNAISSRYSGGYLPEKPRHYSSKAKNAQEAHEAIRPTDFSRAKAGSGDHARLYELIYKRALASQMASASLERTTVSLLDGTGQHGLRVTGQVVKFPGFLTLYEEGSDDSRDEEEGILPPMHKGDCPTCHKVDTTQHFTQPPPRYSEASLVKTLEEKGIGRPSTYASILQVLKDRGYVRVEKNRFFAEESGRLLVSFLERFFTRYVEYDFTADLEEQLDDVSGGREDWQQLLSAFWRDFKPKTEEVMEQKPSDITKELDAFLEPYLFPKKEDGSDPRACPACADGKLALRGGRYGAFVACSNYPECKYTRRFAQPGGANDGEDQGDQLLGQDPETGKDVSLKTGRFGPYIECAADEGEKPKRASLPKDLPRADVDLDWALKLLSLPRVLGGHPETGKEISASIGRYGPYLVHDGKYAKLQSTAEVFETGMNAAVVKLAEAAKRPGRGRTAQEPLKVLGKNPETEADIKLMDGRYGPYVTDGTTNATIPRDKDKDTITLDEALTLIAERAAKGPAKKRKKAPAKKKTTARKKPAAKKKAAAKSGK, from the coding sequence ATGCAGCTCGTCATTGTCGAATCTCCCGCCAAGGCCAAAACCATCGAAAAATATCTCGGCGGAGACTTTCGCGTGCTCGCCTCTTATGGCCATGTCCGCGACCTGCCGCCCAAGGACGGTTCGGTAGATCCGGATAATGGTTTTGCCATGACCTGGCAGAATTATGGTGACAAGACCAAGCAGCTCAAAGCGATCACCGATCTGGCGAAACAGTCGGATCGCGTGGTGCTGGCGACCGACCCTGATCGCGAGGGTGAGGCGATCAGCTGGCATGTGCTCGAAGTGCTGAAAAAGCGCAAGGCGCTACCGTCAAAGGTCGATCGGGTCACTTTCAACGCCATCACCAAAAAGGCTGTGCTGGATGCCATGGCCAGGCCGCGTGGTCTCGATGACGACCTGATCGACGCTTATCGTGCGCGCCGTGCGCTCGATTATCTGGTCGGCTTCACCCTTTCACCTGTGCTGTGGCGCAAGCTGCCGGGCGCCAAGTCCGCCGGACGGGTGCAGTCGGTGGCCCTGCGGCTCGTCGTCACTCGTGAGCGCGAGATCGAAGCTTTTGTAGCGCAGGAATATTGGTCGGTCACCGCCGAGCTGGAACAGGGGGGACAGCGCTTCACCGGACGTCTGGTGCAGCTCAATGGCGAAAAAGTCGAGAAGCTGTCTATTGGCGACAAGGGCGCGGCCGAGGCGGCTAAGAAGATCGTTGAAGACAGCACTTTCCGCGTCGAGACTGTCGAAACCAAGCCGATGCGGCGCAACCCGCCGCCGCCTTTCACCACATCGACGCTGCAGCAGGAGGCCGCCCGCAAGCTCGGTTTTGCCGCCAGCCACACAATGCGCATTGCCCAGCGTCTCTATGAGGATGGCGCGATCACTTATATGCGGACCGACGGGGTGCAGATGGACGAGAGCGCCATCGCTGCTGCACGCAACGCTATTTCCAGCCGCTATTCGGGCGGTTATCTACCGGAAAAACCGCGCCATTACAGCAGCAAGGCCAAGAATGCCCAAGAAGCGCATGAGGCGATCCGGCCGACCGATTTCAGCCGTGCCAAGGCCGGCAGTGGCGATCATGCCAGGCTCTATGAACTGATCTACAAGCGCGCCCTGGCGAGCCAGATGGCATCGGCTTCGCTGGAACGGACCACGGTATCGCTGCTCGACGGCACCGGCCAGCATGGCCTGCGCGTCACCGGGCAGGTGGTCAAATTCCCGGGATTCCTGACTCTGTATGAGGAAGGCTCGGACGATAGTCGCGATGAGGAGGAAGGCATCCTTCCGCCGATGCACAAGGGCGACTGCCCGACCTGCCACAAGGTCGACACCACCCAGCATTTCACCCAGCCTCCGCCGCGCTATAGCGAGGCGAGCCTGGTCAAGACGCTGGAGGAAAAGGGCATTGGCCGTCCATCGACCTACGCCTCTATCCTCCAGGTGCTGAAGGACCGTGGCTATGTCCGGGTTGAGAAGAACCGCTTCTTCGCCGAGGAAAGCGGGCGATTGCTGGTTAGTTTCCTTGAGCGCTTTTTTACCCGTTATGTCGAATATGACTTCACCGCCGATCTGGAAGAACAGCTTGATGATGTCAGCGGCGGCCGCGAAGACTGGCAGCAGCTGCTGAGCGCCTTCTGGCGCGACTTCAAGCCCAAGACCGAAGAGGTCATGGAACAGAAGCCGTCGGACATCACCAAGGAACTCGATGCCTTTCTGGAACCCTATCTGTTCCCGAAAAAGGAAGATGGCAGTGATCCACGCGCATGCCCCGCCTGTGCCGATGGCAAACTGGCGCTGCGCGGCGGTCGCTATGGTGCCTTTGTCGCCTGTTCCAACTATCCCGAGTGTAAATATACCCGCCGCTTCGCTCAGCCGGGCGGTGCCAATGATGGCGAAGACCAGGGTGACCAGCTGCTGGGACAGGATCCGGAAACAGGCAAGGATGTCAGCCTGAAAACCGGACGGTTTGGTCCCTATATCGAATGTGCAGCCGATGAGGGCGAAAAACCGAAACGCGCCTCACTGCCCAAGGATTTGCCGCGCGCCGATGTCGATCTCGACTGGGCGCTCAAGCTGCTGTCGTTGCCACGTGTGCTTGGGGGTCATCCTGAAACCGGAAAGGAAATCTCTGCCAGCATAGGACGTTACGGGCCATATCTGGTCCATGATGGAAAATATGCAAAACTGCAATCCACCGCCGAGGTGTTCGAGACCGGAATGAATGCGGCGGTGGTGAAGCTGGCTGAAGCGGCAAAACGTCCAGGCCGAGGCCGGACGGCACAGGAGCCGCTCAAGGTGCTCGGCAAGAACCCCGAGACTGAGGCGGATATCAAACTGATGGATGGCCGCTACGGTCCCTATGTCACCGATGGCACGACCAATGCGACCATTCCGCGCGACAAGGACAAGGATACGATCACGTTGGATGAGGCGCTGACGCTGATTGCCGAACGCGCTGCCAAAGGTCCGGCAAAGAAGCGCAAAAAAGCTCCGGCTAAGAAAAAGACGACAGCAAGGAAGAAGCCGGCAGCCAAGAAAAAGGCTGCGGCGAAAAGCGGGAAATAG
- the lepB gene encoding signal peptidase I → MTDNSVKTAEATDNAADENKEEWGDFLKFLAKLLIVILIFRSFIFSPFNIPSESMQPRLLIGDYLFVSKWSYGYSKYSLPFSLPLIPGRIFASQPERGDVVVFKAPPSNEEDYIKRVIGLPGDTVQIVNGGIVLNGTPVPRSRLVDFVIPVTPNMIAANGQSPCYTKQFEEIAADGSLQCRYPRYRETLPNGRSYDVLDLQNIGFPDNSDIYTVPEGHMFLMGDNRDRSQDSRFPQIAGQGIGFVPQENLVGRAAFTVFSTDGSASWLLPWTWFSAARWDRIGEGF, encoded by the coding sequence ATGACCGACAATAGCGTCAAAACCGCAGAAGCGACCGACAATGCGGCTGATGAAAACAAGGAAGAATGGGGCGATTTTCTCAAGTTTCTCGCCAAATTGCTGATCGTCATACTGATCTTTCGCAGTTTTATTTTCTCGCCATTCAATATCCCGTCGGAATCGATGCAGCCGCGGCTGCTGATCGGCGATTATCTCTTCGTCAGCAAATGGTCCTACGGCTATAGCAAATACAGCCTCCCCTTTTCGCTGCCACTTATCCCGGGGCGGATATTTGCCAGCCAGCCAGAGCGCGGCGATGTGGTGGTTTTCAAGGCACCGCCCAGTAACGAAGAGGATTATATCAAGCGGGTCATCGGCCTGCCCGGCGATACGGTACAGATCGTCAATGGCGGGATTGTGCTCAATGGCACTCCCGTACCGCGTAGCCGACTGGTCGATTTCGTCATTCCGGTGACTCCGAACATGATTGCGGCCAATGGCCAATCACCCTGCTATACCAAGCAATTCGAAGAGATTGCCGCCGATGGCAGCCTGCAATGCCGCTATCCGCGCTATCGCGAAACCCTGCCAAATGGTCGTAGCTATGATGTGCTTGATCTTCAGAATATTGGATTTCCTGACAATAGCGATATCTATACCGTGCCCGAGGGACATATGTTCCTGATGGGTGATAATCGCGACCGTAGCCAGGACAGCCGCTTTCCGCAGATCGCCGGACAGGGGATCGGCTTTGTACCGCAGGAAAATCTGGTTGGCCGCGCTGCTTTCACTGTATTTTCGACCGATGGCTCGGCTTCATGGCTGCTGCCCTGGACATGGTTCTCAGCCGCGCGCTGGGATCGTATCGGAGAAGGCTTTTGA
- the murI gene encoding glutamate racemase produces the protein MATHDQPLLLLDSGIGGLSIYHSLRALLPTAPIVYAADFAGFPYGTRSETEIAARVPAILGRLVERYAPQTVTIACNTASTVALEHVRSALSTPVVGTVPAIKPAALMTQSKVIGVLGTQATIRQPYVDRLHDAHGPDTRLLRHGAPDLVDEAEAKLRGEPVDMQVLEAALNGLRQQPGGNQLDIIVLACTHFPLLRTELTSLLPQGIVLIDGADGIARRIAYLSGEREWPQESKGNIFVTTAESDALIPYHSQLSQMGFAAFETL, from the coding sequence ATGGCAACACATGATCAGCCGCTGCTGCTGCTCGATTCCGGCATTGGCGGGCTTTCCATATATCACAGCCTGCGTGCGCTGCTGCCGACAGCACCAATAGTCTATGCCGCCGATTTCGCCGGTTTTCCCTATGGGACGCGCAGCGAGACGGAGATAGCCGCACGTGTGCCGGCAATACTGGGGCGGCTGGTCGAACGCTATGCGCCGCAGACCGTCACCATCGCCTGCAACACTGCATCGACCGTGGCACTGGAACATGTCCGCTCGGCGCTGAGCACTCCGGTGGTCGGTACCGTTCCGGCGATTAAACCGGCAGCGCTCATGACGCAAAGCAAGGTAATCGGCGTGCTCGGCACCCAGGCGACGATCCGTCAGCCCTATGTCGACCGGTTGCACGATGCCCACGGGCCGGACACCCGGCTGTTGCGCCATGGCGCCCCCGATCTGGTAGACGAGGCAGAGGCCAAGCTGCGCGGTGAGCCGGTTGACATGCAGGTCCTTGAAGCCGCGCTGAACGGATTGCGGCAACAACCTGGTGGCAATCAGCTCGACATAATCGTGCTGGCCTGCACCCATTTCCCGCTGCTGCGCACCGAACTGACATCACTGCTACCACAAGGGATCGTGCTGATAGATGGTGCCGACGGGATTGCTCGCCGCATTGCCTATCTCTCTGGCGAGCGCGAATGGCCACAGGAGTCAAAGGGTAATATCTTCGTCACGACTGCGGAAAGCGATGCACTGATTCCCTATCACTCCCAGCTATCCCAAATGGGTTTCGCAGCGTTCGAGACTCTTTGA
- a CDS encoding DUF5694 domain-containing protein: MTISKRLPMVAACLSLFLAGNAAAQSEEPPVRDDAPVEVMIFGTYHFANPGQDVVNMEVADVRTPKRQAELEQLVKVLAEWKPDRVLVETQRPAPGFEDEGYEQFSKAMLAENRNEIVQVGYRLAAMLGHEAVYGFDEQPSEGEPDYFPMGKVMAYAQANDMGDILQGMVAQVWEKTAKQQAAQTKQTIAETLVEHNDPQTVLPMHNALYYGLLAFGDGNDQPGAELNAYWYMRNAKMFGKMQLIAEPGERIFVLVGSGHAYWLRHFVEQTPGYVLTDTMPFLRAAIDGEQAAEAPDMAE; the protein is encoded by the coding sequence ATGACAATCTCGAAAAGGCTGCCGATGGTTGCGGCCTGTCTTTCACTCTTTCTGGCTGGAAACGCCGCTGCACAAAGTGAGGAACCGCCGGTCAGGGATGACGCCCCGGTGGAAGTCATGATCTTCGGCACCTATCATTTTGCCAATCCCGGCCAGGATGTGGTCAATATGGAGGTCGCCGATGTACGGACGCCAAAGCGCCAGGCGGAGCTGGAGCAGCTGGTCAAGGTGCTGGCCGAGTGGAAACCTGATCGCGTCCTTGTCGAAACACAGCGTCCTGCGCCCGGCTTTGAAGATGAAGGATATGAACAGTTCAGCAAGGCCATGCTTGCGGAAAACCGCAATGAAATCGTCCAGGTCGGCTATCGCCTTGCAGCAATGCTGGGGCATGAAGCGGTTTATGGTTTTGATGAACAGCCTTCCGAGGGAGAGCCCGATTACTTCCCGATGGGAAAAGTGATGGCCTATGCCCAAGCGAATGACATGGGCGATATCCTGCAGGGCATGGTTGCTCAGGTCTGGGAAAAAACGGCTAAACAACAGGCTGCACAGACAAAGCAGACAATCGCCGAAACACTGGTTGAGCATAATGATCCGCAGACAGTGCTGCCGATGCACAATGCGCTATATTATGGCCTGCTCGCATTTGGTGACGGTAATGATCAGCCAGGCGCAGAACTCAACGCCTATTGGTATATGCGCAATGCAAAGATGTTCGGGAAAATGCAGCTTATTGCCGAACCGGGGGAGCGGATTTTTGTCCTTGTCGGCAGTGGTCATGCCTATTGGCTGCGCCATTTTGTCGAGCAAACACCGGGCTATGTGCTGACAGATACCATGCCTTTTCTGCGGGCGGCGATAGATGGTGAACAAGCTGCAGAAGCTCCGGACATGGCGGAATAG
- the rnc gene encoding ribonuclease III encodes MLPAPVGDNRLYTTAFTHGSAAKTADYQRLEFLGDRVLGVIIADALYRQFPEEPEGQLSTRLNRLVSRASCAEVARGLGLAPYIILGKQARDDGGRDSDNILGDVMEALIGALYLDHGIEATQSFVMQYWQPRMDKADAPDKHPKSLLQEWAAAHRRATPSYALLDRSGPDHALQFTVEVSIHAVGSITATGRSKQDAETAAAQAFLEQYT; translated from the coding sequence ATGCTGCCGGCCCCGGTCGGCGATAACCGACTCTATACTACCGCCTTTACCCATGGCAGCGCGGCAAAGACCGCCGATTATCAACGGCTGGAATTTCTTGGCGACCGGGTGCTCGGCGTCATCATTGCGGATGCATTATATCGCCAGTTCCCAGAGGAGCCCGAAGGCCAATTGTCGACGCGGTTGAACCGCCTGGTATCGCGTGCAAGCTGTGCCGAAGTCGCACGTGGCCTTGGCCTGGCGCCGTATATCATCCTCGGCAAGCAGGCGCGGGATGATGGTGGCCGTGACAGCGACAATATATTGGGTGACGTCATGGAGGCACTGATCGGGGCACTTTATCTCGATCACGGTATCGAGGCCACACAAAGCTTCGTCATGCAGTATTGGCAGCCGCGCATGGACAAGGCCGATGCCCCCGACAAGCATCCCAAATCGCTGTTGCAGGAATGGGCGGCGGCGCATCGCCGTGCCACCCCGAGCTATGCCCTGCTCGATCGCAGCGGCCCCGACCATGCTCTGCAGTTCACCGTCGAAGTCAGCATCCACGCCGTCGGCTCAATAACCGCCACCGGACGCAGCAAGCAGGATGCAGAGACCGCCGCAGCCCAGGCCTTTCTGGAACAATATACATGA